One segment of Aquimarina sp. BL5 DNA contains the following:
- a CDS encoding rod shape-determining protein, with the protein MGFFDFFTEEIAIDLGTANTLVIHNDKVVVDSPSIVARDIVTGKIIAAGKEAAMMQGKTHENIKTIRPLKDGVIADFDASEKMISMFIKDIPALKKKIFTPALRMVICIPSGITEVEMRAVKESAERVNGKEVYLIHEPMAAAIGIGVDIMQPKGNMIVDIGGGTTEIAVIALGGIVCDKSVKIAGDVFTNDIIYYMRTQHNLYVGERTAEKIKIQIGAATEDLELPPEEMNVQGRDLLTGKPKQVQISFREIAKALDKSILRIEDAVMETLSQTPPELAADIYNTGIYLAGGGSMLRGLDKRLSQKTDLPVYIAEDPLRAVVRGTGITLKNINRYKSVLIK; encoded by the coding sequence ATGGGATTTTTCGACTTCTTTACTGAAGAAATTGCTATAGATTTAGGTACTGCGAATACCTTAGTTATTCATAACGATAAAGTGGTGGTCGATAGTCCATCTATTGTTGCTCGTGATATTGTTACTGGGAAAATAATTGCCGCTGGTAAAGAAGCAGCAATGATGCAAGGAAAAACACACGAAAATATAAAAACCATTAGACCGCTTAAGGATGGAGTAATTGCGGATTTTGATGCTAGTGAGAAAATGATAAGTATGTTTATCAAAGATATTCCGGCATTGAAGAAAAAAATATTTACTCCTGCACTACGCATGGTGATCTGTATTCCATCTGGAATTACAGAAGTAGAGATGCGAGCAGTAAAAGAAAGTGCTGAGCGTGTTAATGGTAAAGAAGTATATCTTATTCACGAACCTATGGCAGCAGCTATTGGTATTGGTGTTGATATAATGCAGCCTAAAGGAAATATGATTGTAGATATCGGTGGAGGAACAACTGAAATTGCTGTAATCGCCTTAGGAGGAATTGTTTGTGATAAATCCGTAAAGATTGCGGGTGATGTTTTTACTAACGACATCATATATTACATGCGTACACAACATAATTTATATGTAGGTGAACGTACAGCAGAAAAAATAAAAATACAGATAGGTGCAGCAACAGAAGATCTGGAGTTACCACCAGAAGAGATGAATGTACAAGGACGAGATTTACTAACAGGGAAACCAAAACAAGTACAAATTTCGTTTCGTGAGATTGCAAAAGCTTTGGACAAATCAATTCTTAGAATTGAGGATGCAGTTATGGAAACACTATCGCAAACTCCTCCTGAACTTGCTGCAGATATATATAATACCGGGATTTATTTAGCAGGTGGAGGATCTATGTTAAGAGGACTCGACAAAAGATTGTCTCAGAAAACCGATTTACCGGTTTACATTGCCGAGGATCCATTAAGAGCGGTAGTTAGAGGAACAGGAATTACTCTGAAAAATATTAATCGCTATAAGAGCGTATTGATTAAATAA
- a CDS encoding ABC transporter permease, which produces MLIYLRVLKESFNFAINALRNNKLRTFLSLLGVTIGIFSIIGVLAAVDSLEKEIKGSISSLDNSTIYLTRVSFGPTDVPDWKREQFPDVTFEEYQLVKRTMPKLKAASFLLNVGQEVIKYNDKSISNVSMAPVTHDYYDIEELQVVKGRFFNEQESNGGAPVIVIGDEIANSLFGTSVPIGKKIRVYGRKFTVIGVLKKEGSGLFGESKDTSAILPVNLVRRIYGDNNKFTFPMIIIKPETGIDVPEFVASLTQKVRSYRGLKPDEIDDFFINQLQGFTDFIDNITGTMSRIGAFIGMFSLLVGGFGIANIMFVSVKERTNLIGIQKALGAKRKFILLQFLFEAVILAVFGGLIGLILVWLISKGASSMTGDFEFILSTSNMFWGMFWSTLIGLIAGIFPAWMAARLDPVEAIRTGM; this is translated from the coding sequence ATGCTTATCTATCTTAGAGTGTTAAAAGAGAGTTTTAATTTTGCGATTAATGCTCTTAGAAACAATAAATTAAGAACTTTTCTTTCTTTGTTAGGGGTGACGATTGGTATTTTCTCTATCATTGGAGTTCTTGCCGCTGTTGATTCTTTGGAAAAAGAAATAAAGGGAAGTATCAGTTCTTTAGATAATAGTACTATATATCTTACCAGAGTTTCGTTCGGTCCTACGGATGTGCCTGATTGGAAAAGAGAACAATTTCCAGATGTTACTTTTGAAGAATATCAACTTGTTAAAAGAACTATGCCCAAGCTTAAGGCGGCGAGTTTTTTATTAAATGTTGGTCAGGAGGTTATAAAATACAATGATAAAAGCATCAGTAATGTGAGTATGGCTCCTGTTACTCATGATTATTATGATATAGAAGAATTACAGGTAGTTAAAGGTAGATTTTTTAATGAGCAAGAGTCCAATGGTGGCGCTCCTGTTATTGTAATTGGAGATGAGATTGCCAATAGTTTATTCGGAACGAGTGTTCCCATTGGTAAGAAAATTCGCGTATACGGAAGAAAGTTTACAGTAATAGGTGTTTTAAAGAAAGAGGGGAGTGGTCTTTTTGGAGAATCCAAAGATACTTCAGCAATATTGCCTGTAAATTTGGTGAGAAGAATTTATGGAGATAATAATAAGTTTACGTTTCCTATGATCATTATTAAACCCGAAACGGGAATTGATGTTCCGGAATTTGTGGCTTCCTTAACCCAAAAAGTTCGTTCTTATAGAGGTTTAAAACCCGATGAAATTGATGATTTTTTCATAAATCAATTACAGGGGTTTACCGATTTTATAGATAATATAACAGGAACCATGTCTCGAATAGGTGCTTTTATCGGTATGTTTTCTCTGTTGGTTGGTGGTTTTGGTATTGCCAATATTATGTTCGTTAGTGTAAAAGAACGAACCAATCTTATAGGAATCCAAAAAGCATTGGGAGCTAAAAGAAAATTTATTTTACTTCAATTTTTATTTGAAGCTGTAATACTTGCAGTTTTTGGAGGTTTGATAGGATTAATTTTGGTTTGGTTAATCTCAAAAGGAGCTTCTAGTATGACTGGCGATTTCGAATTTATACTTTCTACGTCAAATATGTTTTGGGGAATGTTTTGGTCAACCTTAATAGGCTTGATCGCAGGTATTTTTCCAGCTTGGATGGCTGCAAGATTAGATCCTGTAGAGGCCATCAGAACTGGAATGTAA
- the rodA gene encoding rod shape-determining protein RodA, whose amino-acid sequence MAKSTIVAIDWLTVFLFLSLIGFGWVNIYSASYDDEVFSLTDFSRPYVKQLYWIVLSVIIVIITQAIETKFYERFAGLIFVVSLVSLLGLFIFGKNVNGATSWYAFGPVGLQPSEFAKAATALALAKFLSDMQTNINLINHQLRAFLIIALPALIIIPQPDPGSALVYAAFFFPLYREGLAATYLIIGASAAALFILTLLFTPLWVVLGIGAVMLLILIKNRKQKPRYSRYLLTIVVITGFCFSVNYIFNNVFEQRHRDRFNIVLGKEVDSKGIGYNTNQSQIAIGSGGWTGKGWKEGTQTKGGFVPEQHTDYIFSTVGEEWGFLGAATVVILFIGLLIRLLYLAERQKSQFSRVYGYSVVGILFVHFAVNVGMVTGLLPTVGIPLPFFSYGGSGLWGFTLLLFIFVKLDANRVNEW is encoded by the coding sequence ATGGCTAAATCGACTATTGTAGCCATAGACTGGTTAACTGTGTTTCTATTTTTATCATTAATCGGTTTTGGATGGGTAAATATATATTCTGCATCTTATGATGATGAAGTTTTCTCTTTGACCGATTTTTCCAGACCATATGTAAAACAATTATACTGGATCGTCTTAAGTGTTATAATTGTAATTATCACTCAAGCAATCGAAACCAAATTTTATGAACGATTTGCAGGCCTAATTTTTGTAGTATCCTTGGTATCACTTTTAGGACTTTTTATTTTCGGAAAAAATGTAAATGGAGCAACATCTTGGTATGCTTTTGGCCCTGTCGGGCTGCAACCATCGGAATTTGCAAAAGCAGCTACTGCGTTAGCACTAGCGAAGTTCTTAAGTGATATGCAAACAAATATTAATTTGATTAACCATCAGCTAAGAGCATTCTTAATTATAGCATTACCAGCGTTGATTATTATACCTCAGCCAGATCCTGGAAGTGCGTTAGTATATGCTGCATTTTTCTTTCCATTATACAGAGAAGGTCTTGCAGCTACCTATCTAATTATTGGAGCCTCTGCTGCTGCCCTATTCATACTAACTTTATTATTTACACCTTTATGGGTAGTTCTTGGTATTGGAGCCGTTATGCTACTAATTTTAATTAAAAACAGAAAACAAAAACCAAGATACTCCAGATATTTACTAACTATTGTGGTGATTACGGGATTTTGCTTTTCCGTAAACTATATTTTTAATAATGTTTTCGAACAAAGACATCGAGATCGTTTCAACATTGTTCTCGGAAAAGAAGTAGACTCTAAAGGTATTGGTTATAATACAAATCAAAGTCAAATTGCTATTGGTAGTGGAGGATGGACTGGAAAAGGATGGAAAGAAGGTACACAGACTAAAGGTGGCTTTGTACCAGAACAACATACAGATTATATTTTTAGTACTGTTGGAGAAGAGTGGGGTTTCCTTGGTGCAGCTACCGTGGTTATACTGTTTATTGGCTTACTCATAAGACTTCTGTATTTAGCCGAACGACAGAAATCCCAATTTAGTAGGGTTTATGGATATAGCGTAGTAGGTATTCTATTTGTACATTTTGCCGTAAATGTAGGAATGGTTACAGGTTTGCTTCCGACAGTAGGAATTCCTCTTCCGTTTTTTAGTTATGGTGGTTCAGGATTGTGGGGGTTTACACTTCTACTTTTTATCTTTGTAAAATTAGATGCGAATCGGGTTAACGAATGGTAG
- a CDS encoding methionyl-tRNA formyltransferase — MKIILIGSFPVCLSIYNNLSKDNHLEAVCFQESEVSNPKKNFWLTSIQKEGFDTYLINKQNINTTFKAWLENKAPDLVLVCGFSIKIPKEVLEIPKYGFLNVHFGKLPENRGPDPLFWSIKQGKKQTAITIHQMDEDWDTGKILVEQPVPIIPGETLGMANSKMSYMLDGVIQKTIRLVTDIKNFTPQPTKEITYYNRPTEKDTTISWETQSADEIENLVNACNPKYGGATTYYQGSPLRILEVSPVDSQPLLGKTAGEIIHAHPQEGLYVYCKYGKILRINAISSDAGILSGTKFVHLGIRQGHCFTTSIKIKKEVFI, encoded by the coding sequence TATAACAACCTATCTAAAGACAATCATTTGGAAGCGGTATGTTTTCAGGAATCCGAAGTATCCAATCCTAAGAAGAATTTTTGGCTGACATCAATCCAGAAAGAAGGTTTTGATACATATCTCATTAATAAACAAAATATTAATACAACATTCAAAGCTTGGTTAGAAAATAAAGCTCCTGATTTGGTATTGGTTTGTGGTTTTTCTATCAAGATTCCTAAAGAAGTATTAGAAATACCAAAATATGGCTTCTTGAATGTTCATTTTGGAAAATTACCTGAAAACAGGGGTCCTGACCCACTATTTTGGTCTATAAAACAAGGAAAAAAACAAACTGCAATTACTATTCATCAGATGGATGAAGATTGGGATACTGGTAAAATTCTAGTAGAACAACCTGTCCCTATAATTCCTGGGGAAACCTTGGGAATGGCTAATTCCAAAATGAGTTATATGCTTGATGGGGTTATTCAAAAAACAATTCGGCTGGTAACTGACATTAAAAACTTTACACCTCAGCCAACAAAAGAAATTACATATTACAATAGACCTACAGAAAAAGACACTACGATTTCCTGGGAAACACAATCAGCGGATGAAATAGAAAATTTAGTAAATGCTTGCAATCCCAAATATGGTGGAGCAACCACATATTACCAAGGATCTCCTTTAAGAATTCTAGAAGTTTCTCCTGTAGACAGTCAGCCCTTACTTGGTAAAACCGCTGGTGAGATTATCCACGCACATCCTCAGGAAGGATTATATGTGTATTGTAAATACGGAAAAATACTACGAATAAATGCTATTAGTTCTGATGCAGGCATTCTATCAGGAACAAAATTTGTCCATCTAGGAATACGACAAGGGCATTGTTTTACAACAAGCATAAAAATAAAAAAAGAAGTTTTTATATAA
- a CDS encoding rod shape-determining protein MreD: protein MNNNVLLYIGRFFSLVLVQVFILNHINFLGYLNPYIYIIFILLAPININKSLFLFLSFILGLTIDMFGDSGGVHATACIVITYIRPVVLRSVFGLSYEFQTVKLSKVGFGQRLAYVTLMVFMHHIILFSLEIFNYSHTLIIAKKTLFSSLFSIIVIMLVLVLFRRKDS from the coding sequence ATGAATAATAACGTTCTTTTATATATTGGCAGATTCTTCAGCTTGGTTTTGGTTCAGGTTTTTATTCTCAATCATATTAATTTTCTAGGATACCTTAATCCATACATATACATTATTTTTATACTATTAGCTCCAATTAATATAAACAAAAGCTTGTTCCTTTTTCTAAGCTTTATTCTGGGACTTACGATAGATATGTTTGGTGACTCTGGAGGTGTTCATGCTACCGCATGTATTGTTATAACCTATATACGTCCGGTAGTTCTAAGATCGGTTTTTGGTTTAAGCTATGAATTTCAAACGGTCAAGCTCAGTAAAGTTGGTTTTGGGCAACGATTGGCGTATGTCACTTTAATGGTTTTCATGCACCATATTATACTTTTTTCATTAGAAATATTTAACTATTCTCATACACTAATAATAGCAAAAAAAACGTTATTTTCTAGTCTATTCTCCATCATCGTAATTATGTTGGTTTTGGTATTGTTTAGAAGAAAAGATTCATGA
- the mrdA gene encoding penicillin-binding protein 2 produces MRKLLLYLIIMSTGIVFIARLFYLQIYNTSFAALSDDNAIKVLYDYPQRGAIYDRNGKLLVTNQPSYDVMVIPRELKPFDTLEFCSILKITKEKLVKQLNKARVYSPRVPSVVIPQLTKDEYAYLQEKMRKFDGFYIQKRSLRDYHTVNASNVLGYIAEVNDGLIKKDPYYLSGDLIGMQGVEKQYENELRGIKGIKRIQKDRFNRDIGPYKNRKYDTLPVNGKDLTITIDEELQAYGQKLMENKRGGIVALDPATGEILTLITAPSYKPELLVGRKRSPNYTRLHYDSISRPLFDRGVKGEYPPGSPFKAITALIGLQEGVVDTRESFSCNHGFRYGKKAKLGCHSHRSPLSMIPGIAQSCNAYFANVYLRSINKYDTPQEGIDNWKKHAESFGLGNYLGNDLSSGSKGLIPDSKLYNKQYKYPKYKWYATATISNAIGQGAVLATPIQLANMTAAIANRGYFYTPHIIKAIDGQPIEIENFTKPKYTTIDKEHFEPVIEGMHQVYTQGTAKSLQIEDIEICGKTGTAENYTKVNGQRMQLTDHSVFIAFAPKKNPKIAIAVFIENGYWGSRYAGKIASLMIEKHIKRSISRTDLEDWVLTHSLEEEYAKPYSGEPFKINQ; encoded by the coding sequence ATGAGAAAATTATTACTTTATCTTATTATAATGAGCACTGGTATTGTTTTTATTGCCAGACTCTTTTATCTACAAATTTACAACACTTCTTTTGCTGCTCTCTCAGATGACAATGCTATCAAAGTATTATACGATTATCCACAACGTGGAGCAATTTATGATAGGAATGGTAAACTTTTAGTTACCAATCAACCATCGTATGATGTTATGGTAATACCAAGAGAATTAAAGCCTTTTGATACTCTAGAATTTTGTTCTATCCTTAAAATAACAAAAGAGAAACTTGTAAAACAATTGAATAAAGCCAGAGTATATTCTCCTCGTGTTCCTTCTGTAGTTATTCCTCAGTTAACAAAAGATGAGTATGCTTATTTACAGGAAAAGATGAGGAAGTTTGATGGGTTTTATATCCAGAAACGTTCTCTTAGAGATTATCACACAGTAAATGCGTCTAATGTACTTGGATATATTGCAGAAGTAAATGATGGGTTGATAAAAAAGGATCCTTACTATCTTTCTGGCGATCTGATTGGAATGCAAGGAGTAGAAAAACAATATGAAAACGAACTTAGAGGAATAAAAGGAATAAAAAGGATTCAAAAAGATAGATTTAACCGAGATATTGGTCCCTATAAAAATCGCAAATATGATACACTACCTGTTAATGGAAAAGATCTAACCATTACTATTGATGAGGAACTACAGGCATATGGACAAAAACTAATGGAAAATAAACGTGGTGGTATTGTAGCACTAGATCCTGCTACCGGAGAAATTCTCACTTTAATTACCGCTCCAAGTTATAAACCAGAATTATTAGTAGGCCGAAAAAGATCTCCTAATTACACAAGGCTGCACTATGATTCTATTTCCAGACCATTATTTGATCGAGGTGTAAAAGGTGAATATCCTCCAGGATCTCCATTCAAAGCTATTACCGCACTGATTGGGTTACAAGAAGGCGTTGTAGACACCAGAGAAAGTTTTTCTTGTAATCATGGATTTCGATATGGAAAAAAAGCTAAACTTGGTTGTCATTCTCACAGAAGCCCATTAAGTATGATTCCCGGTATTGCGCAATCTTGTAATGCATATTTTGCGAATGTATATCTAAGAAGTATTAACAAATATGACACTCCGCAAGAGGGTATCGACAATTGGAAAAAACATGCGGAAAGCTTTGGATTAGGAAACTATTTAGGTAATGATCTATCCAGTGGTAGTAAAGGATTAATTCCTGATTCTAAATTATACAACAAGCAATATAAATATCCAAAATACAAATGGTATGCTACCGCTACCATATCTAATGCTATTGGTCAGGGAGCAGTATTAGCAACACCTATACAATTGGCTAATATGACTGCCGCTATAGCCAATAGAGGCTATTTCTATACTCCTCATATAATCAAAGCCATTGACGGTCAACCTATAGAAATAGAAAACTTTACAAAACCAAAATACACCACCATAGACAAAGAACATTTTGAACCTGTAATTGAAGGGATGCATCAAGTATACACTCAGGGTACTGCTAAGTCTTTGCAAATAGAGGATATAGAAATTTGCGGAAAAACAGGTACCGCAGAAAATTACACGAAGGTTAATGGACAAAGAATGCAATTAACAGATCATTCCGTATTTATTGCTTTTGCACCTAAAAAAAACCCTAAAATAGCTATCGCAGTTTTTATAGAAAATGGATATTGGGGATCTAGATACGCTGGTAAAATTGCCAGTTTAATGATAGAAAAACACATAAAAAGGTCCATATCCAGGACCGATCTTGAAGACTGGGTACTAACCCACAGTCTTGAAGAAGAATATGCAAAGCCATATAGCGGAGAACCTTTTAAAATTAACCAATAA
- the mreC gene encoding rod shape-determining protein MreC → MQQIINFLIRNKNFLLFLLLLFLSLILTIQSHSYHKSKFISSTNFLTGGVYGWRYSINNYFGLKSENERLLEENEQLRNQISWLTADTIATKFIDTTSFNKPFTFIKGNVFRNDYSKTDNYILINKGEKDGIEEDMGVITDKGIIGIVENTSKNYSRVLSILNSNSKINAGLKNSNQYGSLVWNGKDPNIVQLETVPRQAILQKGDTIITNGRSTIFPRGIGIGTILNYKLDQNQSYFLIDVQLFNDMTDIGFLYAIKSNDVLEIKSLENPKIDE, encoded by the coding sequence ATGCAGCAGATTATTAATTTTTTAATACGGAATAAAAACTTCCTATTATTTCTGCTTCTATTATTCTTATCCCTTATTCTAACCATACAATCGCATAGTTATCATAAGAGTAAATTTATAAGTTCTACAAATTTCCTTACAGGTGGAGTTTATGGATGGAGGTATTCTATAAACAATTATTTTGGACTTAAAAGTGAAAATGAACGTTTGCTAGAAGAAAATGAACAACTCCGAAATCAAATAAGTTGGCTAACTGCAGACACCATTGCTACAAAGTTTATAGACACTACATCATTTAATAAACCTTTTACTTTCATAAAAGGAAACGTATTTAGAAATGATTACAGTAAAACGGACAATTACATTTTAATCAATAAAGGAGAAAAAGATGGAATTGAGGAGGATATGGGAGTCATTACTGATAAAGGTATTATTGGTATTGTAGAAAACACTTCAAAAAACTACAGTAGAGTTCTTTCTATTTTAAATAGTAACTCTAAAATTAATGCTGGTTTAAAAAATTCAAATCAATATGGATCATTAGTCTGGAATGGTAAAGATCCTAACATTGTGCAATTAGAGACTGTACCTAGGCAAGCAATTTTACAAAAAGGAGATACTATCATTACCAATGGTCGCTCAACGATTTTTCCTCGTGGCATAGGAATTGGTACCATCCTAAATTATAAGCTAGATCAAAATCAGAGTTATTTTTTAATTGACGTACAGCTATTTAATGATATGACTGATATTGGTTTCTTATACGCCATAAAAAGCAATGATGTTTTAGAAATTAAGTCTTTAGAAAACCCCAAAATAGATGAATAA
- a CDS encoding phage tail protein, translated as MEGTMAEIRIFGGSFAPRNWAFCAGQLMPISQNQALFSLLGTIYGGDGRTTFALPDLRGRVPIGPGTGPGLTNRREGQRGGAEYNILNANQLPSHNHTATFNANAVANISVPVLADAADLADPSNATLATSEDTGGSEVKTYSNQPSDATLKPFTAPLAGNIDVGLTGNNQPINNMQPWLSTYYIICLQGVFPSRS; from the coding sequence ATGGAAGGAACAATGGCAGAAATCAGAATATTTGGTGGGAGTTTTGCACCGAGAAATTGGGCATTTTGTGCAGGACAATTAATGCCAATCAGTCAAAATCAAGCTTTATTTTCATTGTTAGGCACTATCTATGGCGGAGATGGGAGAACTACATTCGCACTACCAGACCTAAGAGGTCGCGTCCCAATAGGCCCTGGAACTGGACCAGGCCTAACTAATCGTAGAGAAGGGCAAAGAGGAGGTGCGGAGTATAATATTCTAAATGCTAATCAATTACCATCTCACAACCATACCGCTACTTTTAATGCGAATGCTGTTGCCAATATATCAGTCCCTGTATTAGCAGATGCAGCAGATCTAGCTGATCCATCTAATGCTACTTTAGCTACTTCAGAAGATACTGGCGGCTCGGAAGTAAAAACTTATAGTAATCAACCTTCCGATGCTACATTAAAACCATTCACAGCTCCATTGGCTGGAAATATTGATGTAGGCTTAACTGGTAATAATCAACCAATAAACAATATGCAGCCTTGGCTGTCAACATATTACATCATATGTCTTCAAGGAGTTTTTCCTTCAAGAAGTTAA
- the purH gene encoding bifunctional phosphoribosylaminoimidazolecarboxamide formyltransferase/IMP cyclohydrolase: protein MSNTKTAKSALISVFSKDGLAPIVKKLDELGITIYSTGGTEKFIKDQGVEVIPVEDVTSYPSILGGRVKTLHPKVFGGILNRQNNDSDVAELEQYEIPQIDIVIVDLYPFEKTVASGASEQDIIEKIDIGGISLIRAAAKNFADVTCVASVDDYAEFLETISEGNGSISQEDRKRFAAKAFNVSSHYDSAIFNYFNSDHEIASLKISETKGKVLRYGENPHQKGFFFGDFDAMFDKLHGKELSYNNLLDVDAAVNLMNEFKGEAPTFAILKHNNACGLAQRPTIHQAYVDALAGDPVSAFGGVLVSNSEIDTATAEEIHKLFCEVVIAPSYSAEALEILKGKKNRIILIQKDIELPKTQVRSCLNGALVQDKDLKTDATEDLKTVTKVAPTNAQVEDLLFASKICKHTKSNTIVFTKGKQLLASGTGQTSRVDALTHSIEKAKSFNFDLNGAVMASDAFFPFPDCVELADNAGIKAVIQPGGSIKDQLSIDYCDANGIAMVMTGTRHFKH from the coding sequence ATGAGCAACACAAAAACCGCTAAATCCGCATTAATTTCTGTATTCAGTAAAGATGGATTGGCACCTATCGTAAAAAAATTAGATGAACTTGGTATTACTATTTATTCTACAGGTGGTACTGAAAAATTCATAAAAGATCAAGGAGTTGAAGTCATCCCTGTGGAAGATGTTACTTCATATCCTTCAATTCTTGGTGGTAGAGTAAAAACTTTGCACCCTAAGGTCTTTGGTGGAATTCTGAATCGCCAAAATAACGATAGTGATGTTGCAGAACTTGAACAGTATGAAATTCCACAGATTGATATCGTCATTGTTGATTTATATCCTTTTGAAAAAACAGTTGCTTCTGGAGCATCGGAGCAAGATATTATTGAAAAAATAGATATCGGAGGGATTTCTTTAATTAGAGCTGCTGCTAAAAATTTTGCTGATGTAACCTGTGTAGCTTCGGTTGATGACTATGCTGAATTTTTAGAAACTATTTCTGAAGGTAATGGTAGTATTTCTCAGGAAGATCGTAAACGTTTTGCTGCTAAAGCTTTTAATGTTTCTTCACATTATGACAGTGCTATTTTCAATTACTTCAACAGTGATCACGAAATTGCTTCGCTTAAAATAAGTGAAACCAAAGGAAAAGTGTTACGCTATGGAGAAAACCCTCACCAAAAAGGATTTTTCTTTGGGGACTTTGATGCAATGTTTGACAAACTACATGGTAAAGAATTATCATATAACAACCTTCTTGATGTAGACGCCGCTGTAAACTTGATGAATGAATTTAAAGGAGAAGCACCTACTTTTGCAATACTTAAACACAACAATGCATGTGGTTTAGCACAGCGACCAACTATACATCAGGCATATGTAGATGCATTAGCAGGTGATCCTGTTTCTGCTTTTGGCGGTGTACTGGTTAGTAATTCTGAAATTGATACTGCTACGGCAGAAGAAATTCATAAATTATTCTGTGAAGTAGTAATTGCTCCTTCTTATAGTGCTGAAGCTTTAGAAATTTTAAAAGGAAAGAAAAACAGAATCATTCTGATCCAAAAAGATATTGAGTTACCAAAAACACAAGTTCGTTCTTGTCTTAATGGAGCTTTAGTGCAGGATAAAGATTTAAAAACTGATGCTACGGAAGATTTAAAAACTGTTACTAAAGTTGCTCCAACAAATGCACAAGTAGAAGATTTATTATTTGCTTCAAAAATCTGTAAGCATACTAAATCCAACACTATTGTATTTACTAAAGGAAAGCAATTGTTAGCAAGTGGAACAGGTCAAACATCTAGAGTTGATGCTTTAACGCACTCTATAGAAAAGGCAAAATCATTCAATTTTGATCTTAACGGAGCTGTAATGGCGAGTGATGCTTTCTTCCCATTTCCTGATTGTGTGGAACTTGCAGACAATGCAGGAATCAAAGCTGTCATACAACCAGGTGGTTCTATAAAAGATCAATTAAGTATAGATTACTGTGATGCAAACGGAATTGCAATGGTAATGACCGGAACACGTCATTTTAAACATTAA
- a CDS encoding phage tail protein, translated as MEGYIGEVRMFGGSFAPRAWAFCEGQLLAISQNDALFSILGTTYGGDGRTSFALPDLRGRVPIGAGHGPGLSDHRIGQKSGAENNTLNILQMPSHNHIGIINSTSVANISIPVLADAADLADPSNATLATSEDTNGSEVKTYSNQAADANLAPFTAPLAGGVDIGQTGGNRPVNNMQPWLSTYYIICLQGIYPSRS; from the coding sequence ATGGAAGGATATATTGGAGAAGTACGCATGTTTGGTGGCAGTTTTGCACCAAGAGCTTGGGCATTTTGCGAAGGACAGTTACTGGCAATATCGCAAAACGATGCATTATTTTCAATTCTAGGAACTACATATGGAGGTGATGGAAGAACCTCTTTTGCCTTACCAGATCTAAGAGGGCGTGTGCCAATTGGAGCTGGGCACGGGCCTGGGTTATCAGATCATCGAATAGGACAAAAAAGTGGAGCTGAAAACAATACATTAAATATTCTACAAATGCCTTCTCATAACCATATCGGTATTATTAATTCAACATCGGTTGCCAATATATCCATACCTGTATTGGCGGATGCGGCTGATCTTGCTGATCCATCTAATGCCACTTTAGCTACTTCAGAAGATACCAATGGTTCAGAAGTCAAGACCTATAGCAACCAAGCCGCAGATGCAAATCTTGCTCCGTTTACTGCTCCATTAGCAGGAGGTGTCGATATTGGCCAAACTGGAGGAAATCGACCTGTAAATAATATGCAACCCTGGTTAAGTACTTATTATATTATTTGTTTGCAAGGGATTTATCCTTCTAGAAGTTAA